A region from the Aegilops tauschii subsp. strangulata cultivar AL8/78 chromosome 5, Aet v6.0, whole genome shotgun sequence genome encodes:
- the LOC109784405 gene encoding uncharacterized protein has protein sequence MAEPKAAKSKSSSKSKKHHHQGDGEASKKATKAKAEATATPSPAPAPSLDAHFKPCADVAGLRFGAQLVTRALTVRRAGPLELPHLLRVVVPDAGAGQSTKGKGAQPLSFAPTTTAYIPTNFAILAHHAWHTLTLGLGTKNSKAAVFVFESAAMKAAADAAWPQVLPLGDVGKRLLRAAPGAPEMARFKFRKGCVTFYVYAVRTARARGFARADELRAVIEAVAKLKDFLDHTAMLALPGQRSIDAAAPVGIVH, from the coding sequence ATGGCGGAACCCAAGGCGGCCAAGAGCAAGTCGTCGTCCAAGTCCAAGAAACACCACCACCAGGGGGACGGCGAGGCGTCCAAGAAGGCGACCAAGGCGAAGGCCGAGGCCACGGCCACGccgtcgccggcgccggcgccgtcgCTCGACGCGCACTTCAAGCCGTGCGCCGACGTGGCGGGCCTCCGCTTCGGCGCGCAGCTCGTCACGCGCGCGCTCACCGTGCGGCGCGCCGGCCCGCTCGAGCTGCCGCACCTGCTCCGAGTCGTCGTCCCCGACGCCGGCGCCGGGCAGAGCACGAAGGGCAAAGGGGCGCAGCCGCTGTCGTTCGCGCCGACGACGACCGCGTACATCCCGACCAACTTCGCCATCCTGGCGCACCACGCGTGGCACACGCTCACGCTCGGGCTCGGCACCAAGAACTCCAAGGCCGCCGTCTTCGTCTTCGAGTCCGCCGCCATGaaggccgccgccgacgccgcctgGCCGCAGGTGCTGCCGCTCGGGGACGTCGGGAAgcgcctcctccgcgccgccCCGGGCGCGCCGGAGATGGCCCGCTTCAAGTTCCGCAAGGGCTGCGTCACCTTCTACGTCTACGCCGTCCGGACCGCCCGCGCGCGCGGGTTCGCGCGCGCCGATGAGCTCAGGGCAGTCATCGAGGCCGTCGCCAAGCTCAAGGACTTCTTGGACCACACTGCCATGCTCGCGCTCCCGGGTCAGAGGAGCATTGACGCCGCCGCTCCGGTCGGCATCGTGCATTGA